The Devosia sp. YIM 151766 genome includes a region encoding these proteins:
- a CDS encoding NnrS family protein, which produces MPPKSPRKPVPRGIAHSGPVILAYGFRPFFLAAGIWAVLAMALWVAALAAGLGIGGSYGGPAWHAHEMLFGYTSAALAGFLLTAIPNWTGRLPVSGRPLALLVLAWLAGRLVLMAPDLIGLPLAILVDAAFLPLLFAVCLREIVAGRKWRDLKVLAGVGALGLANIGFHALVVWGEDPGLASRLAVGAYIMLISIIGGRIVPSFTRNWLAKRHVVELPASYGRFDTLALLAGLAALALWAFAPNHYLTAIACLAAALLHAWRLARWQGWRTGAERLVLVLHLAYGFVPLGFLAVALVPFELAEQAAALHVFTIGAIGLMTLAVMGRATRGHTGLPLTAPPLTVASYGLLLLSALLRPAAALLPDHYLRLIELSGLFWMLAFALYLAEYAPALLTRRKARPE; this is translated from the coding sequence ATGCCCCCCAAATCCCCCCGCAAACCCGTGCCGCGCGGCATTGCCCATAGCGGCCCGGTCATCCTCGCCTATGGCTTCCGGCCCTTCTTCCTTGCCGCCGGCATCTGGGCCGTGCTCGCCATGGCCCTGTGGGTCGCCGCCCTCGCCGCCGGGCTCGGCATTGGCGGCTCCTATGGCGGCCCGGCCTGGCACGCCCATGAAATGCTGTTCGGCTATACCAGCGCCGCTCTGGCCGGTTTCCTGCTCACCGCCATCCCCAATTGGACCGGGCGGCTGCCCGTTTCCGGCCGGCCCCTGGCGCTGTTGGTCCTGGCCTGGCTGGCCGGCCGGCTGGTGCTGATGGCGCCCGACCTGATCGGCCTGCCCCTCGCCATCCTGGTCGACGCCGCCTTCCTGCCCCTGCTCTTCGCCGTCTGCCTGCGCGAGATCGTCGCCGGCCGCAAATGGCGCGACCTCAAGGTGCTGGCCGGCGTCGGCGCCCTCGGCCTTGCCAATATCGGCTTTCATGCACTCGTCGTCTGGGGTGAGGATCCGGGCCTCGCCAGCCGCCTCGCCGTCGGCGCCTATATCATGCTCATTTCCATCATCGGCGGCCGCATCGTCCCGAGCTTCACCCGCAATTGGCTGGCCAAGCGCCATGTCGTCGAGCTGCCGGCCTCCTATGGCCGTTTCGACACGCTCGCTTTGCTCGCCGGCCTCGCCGCCCTGGCCCTCTGGGCTTTTGCCCCCAACCATTACCTCACCGCCATCGCCTGCCTGGCCGCCGCCCTGCTGCATGCCTGGCGCCTGGCGCGCTGGCAGGGCTGGCGGACCGGGGCCGAGCGTCTGGTCCTCGTGCTGCATCTGGCCTATGGCTTCGTGCCGCTCGGCTTCCTCGCCGTCGCCCTGGTGCCCTTCGAGCTGGCCGAACAGGCTGCCGCTCTGCACGTCTTCACCATCGGCGCCATCGGCCTGATGACCCTCGCCGTCATGGGCCGCGCCACCCGCGGCCATACCGGCCTGCCCCTCACCGCCCCGCCGCTCACCGTCGCCAGCTATGGCCTGCTCCTGCTCAGCGCCCTGCTGCGTCCGGCCGCCGCGCTCCTGCCCGACCATTATCTGCGCCTGATCGAGCTCAGCGGCCTGTTCTGGATGCTCGCCTTCGCCCTCTATCTCGCCGAATACGCCCCCGCCCTCCTCACCCGCCGCAAAGCCCGGCCGGAATAA
- a CDS encoding metal-sulfur cluster assembly factor, with translation MNMAPGPELEAAIRAALRAVIDPELGHNIIDLGMVYAIDVDSDGAVLVLMTTTARFCPASGFLQEAVSERAAEVEGVTRVRVELTYDPPWTPERMAPEIAVRF, from the coding sequence ATGAATATGGCGCCGGGCCCGGAGCTGGAGGCGGCCATCCGCGCGGCCCTGCGCGCGGTGATCGACCCGGAACTGGGCCACAATATCATCGATCTGGGCATGGTCTATGCCATCGATGTCGACAGCGATGGCGCCGTGCTGGTGCTGATGACCACCACGGCCCGCTTCTGCCCGGCCAGCGGCTTTCTGCAGGAGGCGGTCAGCGAAAGAGCGGCCGAGGTGGAAGGAGTGACGCGGGTGCGCGTGGAACTGACCTATGATCCGCCCTGGACGCCGGAGCGCATGGCGCCGGAGATTGCGGTGCGGTTTTGA
- a CDS encoding DUF2249 domain-containing protein, with product MTDLELDVRPILRNGGEPFGAIMGAVNSLLPGQRLKLFATFRPEPLFRVMEAKGFGFEATPLADGDWQVLFTPQAPDLVSGGSTPDNPDSWADPNHYLDLTDLDPPEPMVRILARLEDMDEGEVLFALLAREPLFLFPEIKARGHAWAGDFDASGTAYRLMVRAGRQT from the coding sequence ATGACCGATCTGGAACTCGATGTGCGCCCCATATTGCGCAATGGCGGCGAGCCATTCGGCGCCATTATGGGCGCCGTCAACAGCCTCCTGCCCGGACAGCGACTGAAGCTGTTCGCCACGTTCCGCCCCGAACCGCTATTCCGCGTCATGGAGGCCAAGGGGTTCGGCTTCGAGGCCACGCCGCTGGCGGACGGGGACTGGCAGGTGCTGTTCACTCCGCAGGCGCCCGATCTGGTTTCCGGCGGCTCGACGCCGGACAATCCCGATAGCTGGGCCGATCCCAACCATTATCTGGACCTGACCGATCTCGATCCGCCCGAGCCGATGGTGCGCATCCTGGCGCGGCTGGAGGACATGGATGAAGGCGAGGTGCTGTTCGCGCTGCTGGCGCGCGAGCCGCTGTTCCTGTTCCCCGAAATCAAGGCGCGCGGCCATGCCTGGGCCGGCGATTTCGACGCCAGCGGCACGGCCTATCGGCTGATGGTGCGGGCGGGGCGCCAGACATGA
- a CDS encoding DUF2249 domain-containing protein produces MPDQTEFDIIDVRTIPPRERHPQIFAKAHGLAVGESFVIVNDHDPRPLHYQLQAEFPGQFSWTYLQAGPEIWQVALGREEAA; encoded by the coding sequence ATGCCAGACCAGACCGAGTTCGACATCATCGACGTGCGCACCATTCCGCCGCGCGAACGGCATCCGCAGATCTTCGCCAAGGCCCATGGGCTGGCGGTGGGGGAAAGCTTTGTGATCGTCAACGACCACGATCCGCGGCCGCTGCATTATCAATTGCAGGCCGAATTTCCCGGCCAGTTCTCCTGGACCTATCTGCAGGCCGGCCCCGAAATCTGGCAGGTGGCGCTGGGCCGGGAAGAAGCGGCCTGA
- the ccoN gene encoding cytochrome-c oxidase, cbb3-type subunit I — translation MVADFTRSERVTALILLGGLIFIGLAMAIGGRNDLMGVHGWMVAAAGLWGFFAFVRGYDLPEPSAESLAEYYDSPTRVGIILTLIWGIVGMAAGFWVAALLAWPDLTFDVAWLSFGRLRPIHTSGVIFGFGGNALIATSFHVLQRTSRARLPDAISPWFVLLGYNLFCVVAASGYLMGMTQSREYAEPEWYADIWLVVVWVTYFAIYMRTLARRKEPHIYVANWYYMAFILVVAILHIVNNLAVPVSFGAAKSYSLFSGVQDAMTQWWYGHNAVAFFLTAGFLGMMYYYLPKRAGRPIFSYRMSIISFWGITFMYMWAGSHHLHYTALPHWVQTLGMAFSVVLLVPSWASAGNALLTLNGAWHKVRDDAVLRFMALAAIFYGITTFEGSFMAIRAVNSLSHYTDWTIGHVHAGALGWVAMITFGSLYSIVPSLFKRERIYSQKLVELHFWLALAGTVIYVFAMWNSGVIQGLMWRTYDESGTLSYSFLESLEAMHPYYIVRAFGGLLFVLGAVTALYNVIMTIRMPAIDTAPDIHGDLPVRPALQAGE, via the coding sequence ATGGTGGCTGATTTTACGCGCAGCGAGCGGGTGACCGCCCTCATTCTGCTCGGGGGCCTGATATTCATCGGCCTGGCCATGGCCATTGGCGGGCGCAACGACCTCATGGGCGTGCATGGCTGGATGGTCGCGGCGGCGGGCCTCTGGGGCTTCTTCGCCTTCGTGCGCGGCTATGACCTGCCCGAGCCCTCCGCCGAGAGCCTCGCCGAATATTACGATTCCCCGACCCGGGTGGGCATCATCCTCACCCTTATCTGGGGCATTGTCGGCATGGCCGCCGGCTTCTGGGTCGCCGCGCTGCTCGCCTGGCCCGACCTGACCTTCGACGTCGCCTGGCTGAGCTTCGGGCGCCTGCGCCCCATTCATACCAGCGGCGTCATTTTCGGCTTCGGCGGCAATGCGCTGATCGCCACTTCCTTCCACGTGCTGCAACGCACCAGCCGCGCCCGCCTGCCGGACGCGATCAGCCCCTGGTTCGTGCTGCTCGGCTACAATCTTTTCTGCGTCGTCGCCGCCAGCGGCTATCTCATGGGCATGACCCAGTCCCGCGAATATGCGGAACCCGAATGGTATGCCGATATCTGGCTGGTCGTGGTCTGGGTGACCTATTTCGCCATCTATATGCGCACCCTGGCTCGCCGTAAGGAACCGCATATCTACGTCGCCAACTGGTATTACATGGCCTTCATCCTGGTGGTGGCGATCCTGCATATCGTCAACAACCTGGCCGTGCCGGTCTCCTTCGGCGCCGCCAAGTCCTATTCGCTGTTCTCCGGCGTGCAGGATGCCATGACCCAATGGTGGTACGGCCACAATGCCGTCGCCTTCTTCCTCACCGCCGGGTTCCTCGGCATGATGTATTATTACCTGCCCAAACGCGCCGGCCGCCCGATCTTCTCCTATCGGATGTCGATCATCTCCTTCTGGGGCATCACCTTCATGTATATGTGGGCCGGCTCGCACCACCTGCATTACACCGCCCTGCCCCATTGGGTGCAGACGCTGGGCATGGCCTTCTCGGTCGTGTTGCTGGTCCCCTCCTGGGCCTCGGCCGGCAATGCGCTGCTGACCCTCAACGGCGCCTGGCACAAGGTGCGCGACGACGCCGTGCTCCGCTTCATGGCCCTGGCGGCGATCTTTTACGGCATCACCACCTTCGAAGGCTCGTTCATGGCCATCCGCGCCGTCAACTCGCTCAGCCATTACACCGACTGGACCATCGGCCACGTCCATGCCGGCGCGCTCGGCTGGGTGGCGATGATCACCTTCGGCTCGCTCTATTCGATCGTGCCTTCCCTGTTCAAGCGCGAGCGCATCTATTCGCAGAAGCTGGTGGAGCTGCATTTCTGGCTCGCCTTGGCCGGCACCGTCATCTACGTCTTCGCCATGTGGAATTCGGGCGTCATCCAGGGCCTGATGTGGCGCACCTATGACGAGTCCGGCACGCTCTCCTATTCCTTCCTGGAGAGCCTCGAGGCCATGCACCCCTATTACATCGTGCGCGCCTTTGGCGGCCTGCTCTTCGTGCTCGGCGCCGTCACCGCCCTCTACAACGTCATCATGACCATCCGCATGCCCGCAATCGACACCGCGCCGGACATCCATGGCGATCTGCCGGTCCGGCCGGCGCTGCAGGCTGGAGAATAA
- the ccoO gene encoding cytochrome-c oxidase, cbb3-type subunit II — protein sequence MFGFHYRLERSAIGLVVFIIFVASIGGLIEIAPLFTIDETVEQVEDMRVYTPLEVAGRNIYIREGCYACHSQMIRTLRDEVDRYGPYSLAVESSYDHPHLWGSKRTGPDLARLGNKYSDDWHTAHLYNPRDLVPQSKMPAYRWLLRDQLRIDDLGDHLKALRAVGVPYSDEQIANATSDAYGQANPDSPQAAGVAERYGEATNIRAFDGRPGPLTDMDALVAYLQVLGTLTDVAHTSLQAEIE from the coding sequence ATGTTTGGATTTCACTACCGCCTCGAACGCAGCGCCATCGGTCTGGTCGTGTTCATCATCTTCGTGGCCTCCATCGGCGGCCTCATCGAGATCGCGCCGCTCTTCACCATCGACGAGACGGTGGAGCAGGTCGAGGACATGCGGGTCTATACCCCGCTCGAAGTGGCCGGCCGCAACATCTATATCCGCGAAGGCTGCTATGCCTGCCATAGCCAGATGATCCGCACGCTGCGCGACGAGGTCGACCGCTACGGCCCCTATTCGCTGGCGGTGGAAAGCAGCTATGACCACCCCCATCTCTGGGGCTCCAAGCGCACCGGCCCCGACCTGGCGCGCCTGGGCAACAAATATTCCGACGACTGGCACACCGCCCATCTCTACAATCCGCGCGACCTGGTGCCGCAATCGAAAATGCCGGCCTATCGCTGGCTGCTGCGCGATCAATTGCGCATCGACGATCTGGGCGATCACCTGAAAGCCCTGCGCGCCGTCGGCGTGCCCTATAGCGACGAGCAGATCGCCAACGCCACCAGCGACGCCTATGGCCAGGCCAATCCCGACAGCCCCCAGGCCGCCGGCGTGGCCGAGCGCTATGGCGAGGCCACCAATATCCGCGCCTTTGACGGCCGGCCCGGCCCGCTCACCGACATGGACGCGCTGGTCGCCTATCTCCAGGTGCTCGGCACCCTCACCGATGTCGCCCATACCAGCTTGCAGGCGGAGATTGAATAA
- a CDS encoding cbb3-type cytochrome c oxidase subunit 3: MPFDHETVAGFAKSFGLFYLVTLSVICLAWTYWPSNKKGFDEAAKMPLLEEEDRPWR, translated from the coding sequence ATGCCCTTCGATCATGAAACCGTGGCCGGCTTCGCCAAGTCGTTCGGCCTGTTCTATCTCGTCACGCTCAGCGTCATCTGCCTGGCCTGGACCTATTGGCCCTCCAACAAGAAGGGCTTCGACGAAGCCGCCAAAATGCCGCTGCTCGAAGAGGAAGACCGGCCATGGCGCTGA
- the ccoP gene encoding cytochrome-c oxidase, cbb3-type subunit III, with protein sequence MALKERDEFSGQMTTGHEWNGIKELNTPVPRLLWLFLISMTLFALVWTLLMPSWPGLSGYFRGLLGVDQQQAVRASLAEAEAERAVWTARLAHEDLTDLAADDAIMAVVRQSGSMLFGDNCAACHGVEARGNIGYPNIAEAPMMWGDDAETIVETIRVGINANHPETRYAQMLAFGRDQMLSAPDITLLVNYLADLSGTPMLAREERDAAATLFADNCAGCHGEDGRGMTDLGAPDLTDAFWTYGGEPAAIRHSIYNGRQGVMPAWEGRLSAAQIRLLGLYVLDLRSATR encoded by the coding sequence ATGGCGCTGAAGGAACGCGATGAATTTTCCGGCCAGATGACCACCGGCCACGAATGGAACGGCATCAAGGAACTCAATACCCCCGTGCCGCGCCTGCTCTGGCTGTTCCTGATTTCCATGACCCTGTTCGCTCTGGTCTGGACCCTGCTCATGCCCTCCTGGCCCGGCCTCAGCGGTTATTTCCGTGGCCTGCTCGGCGTCGACCAGCAGCAGGCGGTCCGGGCCAGCCTGGCCGAGGCCGAGGCCGAGCGCGCCGTCTGGACCGCGCGGCTGGCGCACGAGGACCTGACCGATCTCGCCGCCGACGACGCCATCATGGCCGTGGTGCGCCAATCCGGCTCCATGCTGTTCGGCGACAATTGCGCCGCCTGTCACGGCGTCGAGGCCAGAGGCAATATCGGCTATCCCAATATCGCCGAGGCGCCGATGATGTGGGGCGACGACGCCGAGACCATCGTGGAAACCATCCGCGTCGGCATCAATGCCAATCATCCCGAAACCCGCTACGCCCAGATGCTGGCCTTTGGCCGCGACCAGATGCTGAGCGCCCCCGACATCACCCTTTTGGTCAATTATCTGGCCGACCTGTCGGGAACCCCCATGCTCGCCCGGGAAGAGCGCGACGCCGCCGCCACGCTCTTCGCCGACAATTGCGCCGGCTGCCACGGCGAGGATGGCCGGGGGATGACCGATCTCGGCGCCCCCGATCTCACCGATGCCTTCTGGACCTATGGCGGCGAGCCCGCCGCCATCAGGCACTCGATCTATAATGGCCGCCAGGGCGTCATGCCCGCCTGGGAAGGCCGCCTCAGCGCCGCGCAGATTCGCCTGCTCGGCCTTTACGTTCTCGACCTGCGGAGCGCCACTCGGTGA
- a CDS encoding DUF2189 domain-containing protein yields MTETVDTLPPYEPALPRAVDHNRHLAATAPLHWLAAGWRDLWTNPLPSLAYGLGIALVSWGLIYSMFVFDWAQILFPALAGFLVVGPLLATGLYEKSRRLAAGQQIGLGAMLFPRGGLHLFFVGAVLMTLMLVWVRAAVLLYALFLGWRPFPGFDQVTQMLFTTPLGLSLLLVGTAVGGLFAAFSFAIGAFSIPMMLDRKRDAFSAMGLSLSLVTSNLPATLVWAALVVGLVLISIATGLVGLVIIFPLLGHATWHAYIAVRGD; encoded by the coding sequence ATGACCGAAACCGTCGATACCCTTCCCCCCTATGAGCCGGCGCTGCCCCGCGCCGTCGATCATAATCGCCATCTGGCCGCCACTGCGCCGCTGCACTGGCTCGCCGCCGGCTGGCGCGATCTCTGGACCAATCCGCTGCCCAGCCTGGCCTATGGATTGGGCATTGCCCTGGTATCCTGGGGCCTCATCTATTCGATGTTCGTCTTCGACTGGGCCCAGATCCTGTTCCCGGCTCTGGCCGGTTTTCTCGTCGTCGGTCCGCTGCTGGCCACCGGCCTCTATGAAAAGAGCCGCCGCCTCGCCGCCGGGCAGCAGATCGGCCTCGGCGCCATGCTGTTTCCGCGCGGCGGCCTGCATCTGTTCTTTGTCGGCGCCGTATTGATGACGCTGATGCTGGTCTGGGTCCGCGCCGCCGTGCTGCTCTATGCGCTGTTCCTTGGCTGGCGGCCCTTTCCCGGCTTCGACCAGGTCACCCAGATGCTGTTCACCACCCCGCTCGGCCTGTCGCTGCTGCTGGTGGGCACCGCCGTGGGCGGCCTGTTCGCCGCCTTCTCCTTCGCCATCGGCGCCTTTTCCATCCCCATGATGCTGGACCGCAAGCGCGATGCCTTCTCGGCCATGGGCCTGTCGCTGTCGCTGGTCACCAGCAATCTGCCCGCCACCCTGGTCTGGGCAGCGCTGGTCGTCGGCCTCGTCCTAATCAGCATCGCCACCGGCCTTGTCGGCCTCGTCATCATCTTCCCGCTGCTCGGCCACGCCACCTGGCACGCCTATATCGCGGTAAGGGGAGACTAG
- a CDS encoding heavy metal translocating P-type ATPase, with the protein MTCCAPPPAFVDALAGGPDRGPSDNEVRLASRDLGTGLRQSEFSAPAIHCGACIRTLEAALDALPGIVSSRVNLSSKRVTVRWRSADSVPPMVRRMVELGYEPNLFSLEEAGKDGHLAALIRALAVAAFCSMNIMMLSGSVWSGADGATSGLLHWICAILTLPALLYSGRVFYQSAWSAIRSGRTNMDVPITIGIALAFALSFYDTVFSGDRVYYDAVASLIFFLLIGRTLDHAMRERARTAVKGLARLAPAGALVLDGPDGPAFHPLADIAPGSTISVAQGERIPLDGTVLQGISALDRSLLTGESLAEAIGPGQPVPAGALNLSAPLLVRTTASERDSTLNRLVQLLDDAETSRNRYRRIADRAAAYYSPIVHLAAALAFIGWMIFSGNLHDATTVAIAVLIITCPCALGLAVPMVQVMAARRLFEAGIMVKDGSALERLAEVDVVVFDKTGTLTTGLAVPRISHGDKQAVEIGAGLAALSAHPYSIAIARAFPASPRPDWRDVAEHPGLGIEARLGKHLYRLGRPGWSGPAEDAEAGSILSRDGAIIAAFQFEDDLRPNAVPGVNSLLTDCRQVLVLSGDRPGQVQKLADRLGIAGSGGLLPQEKLDRIGQLAAAGHQVLMVGDGLNDTPAMARAHVSMAPASAVDIGRSAADFVFLRNDLLTIPQALAIAREARELVRQNLILALLYNVIALPIAVAGLVNPFLAAVAMSASSIVVVLNALRLGWHPFGGRKTLSQREVTA; encoded by the coding sequence ATGACCTGTTGTGCTCCGCCACCCGCCTTTGTCGACGCCCTTGCCGGCGGCCCCGATCGGGGCCCCTCCGACAACGAGGTCCGCCTGGCCAGCCGCGATCTCGGCACTGGCCTGCGCCAATCCGAATTCTCCGCCCCCGCCATTCATTGCGGCGCCTGCATCCGCACGCTGGAAGCGGCGCTCGACGCCCTGCCCGGCATCGTCTCGTCCCGGGTCAATCTCTCCAGCAAGCGCGTCACCGTGCGCTGGCGGAGCGCCGATAGTGTGCCGCCCATGGTGCGCCGCATGGTCGAGCTCGGCTATGAGCCCAACCTGTTCTCGCTGGAGGAGGCGGGCAAGGACGGCCATCTGGCCGCGCTCATCCGCGCCCTGGCCGTCGCCGCCTTCTGCTCGATGAACATCATGATGCTTTCCGGCTCGGTCTGGTCCGGCGCCGATGGCGCCACCAGCGGCCTGCTGCACTGGATCTGCGCCATCCTCACCCTGCCGGCCCTGCTCTATTCCGGCCGCGTCTTCTATCAATCCGCCTGGTCCGCCATCCGCTCGGGCCGCACCAATATGGACGTGCCGATCACCATCGGCATCGCCCTGGCCTTCGCCCTCAGCTTCTACGACACCGTCTTTTCCGGCGACCGCGTCTATTACGATGCCGTCGCCTCGCTGATCTTCTTCCTGCTGATCGGCCGCACCCTCGACCATGCCATGCGCGAGCGCGCCCGCACCGCCGTCAAGGGTCTCGCCCGGCTGGCGCCCGCCGGGGCGCTGGTGCTTGACGGGCCGGATGGCCCAGCCTTTCATCCCCTGGCCGACATAGCCCCCGGCAGCACCATTTCCGTGGCCCAGGGCGAGCGCATTCCGCTCGATGGCACGGTCCTTCAGGGCATCAGCGCCCTCGACCGCAGCCTGCTCACCGGCGAAAGCCTTGCCGAGGCCATCGGCCCCGGCCAGCCGGTGCCGGCCGGCGCCCTCAACCTGTCGGCGCCGTTGCTCGTCCGCACCACGGCGAGCGAGCGCGATTCCACCCTCAACCGTCTGGTGCAATTGCTCGACGACGCCGAAACCAGCCGCAACCGCTATCGCCGCATCGCCGACCGCGCCGCCGCCTATTATTCGCCCATCGTGCATCTGGCGGCTGCCCTCGCCTTTATCGGCTGGATGATCTTCAGCGGCAATCTGCACGACGCCACCACCGTGGCCATCGCCGTGCTCATCATCACCTGCCCCTGCGCCCTCGGCCTCGCCGTGCCCATGGTGCAGGTCATGGCCGCCCGCCGCCTGTTCGAGGCCGGCATCATGGTCAAGGACGGCTCGGCCCTAGAGCGCCTCGCCGAAGTGGACGTCGTGGTCTTCGACAAGACCGGCACCCTCACCACCGGCCTTGCCGTCCCCCGGATCAGCCATGGTGACAAGCAGGCCGTCGAGATCGGCGCCGGCCTCGCCGCGCTCTCCGCTCATCCCTATTCCATCGCCATCGCCCGCGCCTTTCCCGCATCGCCGCGCCCCGACTGGCGGGACGTCGCCGAACATCCCGGTCTCGGCATCGAGGCCCGTCTGGGAAAGCACCTCTATCGCCTCGGCCGCCCCGGCTGGTCCGGCCCCGCCGAGGACGCCGAGGCCGGCTCGATCCTGTCGCGCGACGGCGCCATTATCGCCGCCTTCCAGTTCGAGGATGATTTGCGCCCCAATGCCGTGCCCGGCGTTAACAGTCTGCTAACCGATTGCCGCCAGGTGCTGGTGCTGTCGGGCGATCGTCCGGGCCAGGTGCAAAAGCTGGCCGACCGCCTCGGCATTGCCGGTTCCGGCGGGCTGCTGCCGCAGGAAAAACTCGACCGCATCGGGCAATTGGCCGCCGCCGGGCATCAGGTCCTCATGGTCGGCGACGGCCTCAACGATACGCCGGCAATGGCCCGCGCCCATGTCTCCATGGCCCCGGCCAGCGCCGTCGACATCGGCCGCAGCGCCGCCGATTTCGTCTTCTTGCGCAATGACTTGCTGACAATCCCCCAGGCCCTCGCCATTGCCCGCGAGGCCAGGGAATTGGTGCGCCAGAACCTCATTCTCGCCCTGCTCTACAACGTCATCGCCCTGCCCATCGCCGTCGCCGGCCTGGTCAATCCCTTCCTCGCCGCCGTGGCCATGTCGGCCTCCTCCATCGTCGTCGTCCTCAACGCCCTCCGCCTCGGCTGGCATCCGTTCGGCGGTAGGAAAACCCTGTCCCAGCGGGAGGTCACCGCATGA
- the ccoS gene encoding cbb3-type cytochrome oxidase assembly protein CcoS: MSEFFYLIPISIVLGLIGLLVFLWTLRNGQYEDLDGASERILYEDDHPRSERWES; the protein is encoded by the coding sequence ATGAGTGAATTTTTCTATCTCATTCCAATCTCTATCGTTTTGGGCCTGATCGGCCTGCTGGTCTTTCTCTGGACCCTGCGCAATGGTCAATATGAAGACCTCGATGGCGCCTCCGAACGCATCCTCTACGAGGACGACCATCCCCGCTCCGAGCGCTGGGAAAGCTAG
- a CDS encoding hemerythrin domain-containing protein has product MSPAWNKLLSCYRQLLALCDMLETIADNLPKPPPPAQCRTLGGELAQALDRTHREEEQVLLPLLAQSGRPELRQLAIRLRREHDADSLAALEIGEALLAMSGDDPIPSAEAKGYMLRSFFESTRRHVHTEQDLIALLGPRENPFGTDN; this is encoded by the coding sequence ATGTCGCCCGCATGGAACAAGCTCCTGTCTTGCTACCGCCAGCTGCTGGCGCTTTGCGATATGCTTGAAACCATTGCGGATAATCTGCCCAAGCCGCCGCCACCGGCGCAATGCCGGACCCTCGGCGGAGAATTGGCGCAGGCCCTGGACCGCACCCATCGCGAGGAAGAACAGGTCCTCCTGCCGCTCCTGGCCCAATCCGGGCGGCCCGAATTGCGGCAATTGGCAATCCGGCTGCGGCGCGAACACGACGCCGACAGCCTGGCCGCGCTGGAAATCGGCGAGGCGCTCCTGGCCATGAGCGGCGACGATCCGATTCCGTCAGCCGAGGCGAAAGGCTATATGTTGCGCTCCTTCTTCGAGAGCACACGCCGCCACGTCCATACCGAGCAGGACCTGATCGCGCTGCTCGGCCCCCGCGAAAACCCTTTCGGAACAGACAATTGA
- a CDS encoding NnrU family protein, with translation MTQFVLALLCFLALHSVPAVPAIRTTLIQLLGRRAYLVLYSLVSLLALAWVFHAALRLDYIELWPPAPWQAWTTLILSPLALFLLIAGLISPNPASISFRGKGGAGAITAITRHPVLWGFILWAFGHVIANGDLRSLLLFGSFTLFAVFGIAMAERRGRRRLGSAWPSIAETTSVLPLAALIAGRARWAVDRNLAIALLASAAITAWLLLGGHLALFGADPLTMAAVS, from the coding sequence TTGACCCAATTTGTCCTGGCCTTGCTCTGCTTTCTCGCCCTCCATTCCGTCCCGGCCGTGCCGGCCATCCGCACGACACTGATCCAATTGCTGGGGCGCCGCGCCTATCTCGTGCTCTATTCGCTGGTCTCGCTGCTGGCCCTGGCCTGGGTCTTCCACGCCGCTCTCCGGCTCGATTATATCGAACTCTGGCCCCCCGCCCCCTGGCAGGCCTGGACCACTTTGATCCTGTCGCCGCTGGCGCTGTTCCTGCTCATTGCCGGCCTGATCAGCCCCAATCCGGCTTCGATCAGCTTTCGCGGCAAGGGTGGGGCCGGCGCCATCACCGCCATCACCCGCCATCCGGTCCTCTGGGGTTTCATCCTCTGGGCTTTCGGCCATGTGATCGCCAATGGTGACCTGCGCAGCCTGCTGCTTTTCGGCAGTTTCACGCTCTTCGCAGTTTTCGGCATCGCCATGGCCGAACGCCGCGGCCGCCGGCGCCTGGGCAGCGCTTGGCCGTCGATCGCCGAAACCACGTCCGTCTTGCCCCTGGCGGCCCTTATCGCCGGGCGGGCCCGCTGGGCCGTGGATCGCAACCTGGCCATCGCCCTCCTAGCCAGCGCCGCCATTACCGCCTGGCTGCTGCTGGGCGGTCATCTGGCCCTGTTCGGAGCCGACCCGCTGACCATGGCGGCCGTGTCCTGA